The following are from one region of the Aspergillus luchuensis IFO 4308 DNA, chromosome 4, nearly complete sequence genome:
- a CDS encoding sugar porter family MFS transporter (COG:G;~EggNog:ENOG410PFEN;~InterPro:IPR005829,IPR005828,IPR003663,IPR036259, IPR020846;~PFAM:PF00083,PF07690;~TransMembrane:11 (o15-32i62-85o91-109i150-170o182-204i275-298o310-334i341-365o371-395i407-430o436-456i);~go_component: GO:0016020 - membrane [Evidence IEA];~go_component: GO:0016021 - integral component of membrane [Evidence IEA];~go_function: GO:0022857 - transmembrane transporter activity [Evidence IEA];~go_process: GO:0055085 - transmembrane transport [Evidence IEA]): protein MSSVPTFAGLSGRKLIWSVTSCATLGFLLFGYDQGVMSSIIDADPFNDIFTATRDNSTIQGVVTAIYELGCLAGAVFILACGDWLGRRYSIMLGATIMIIGVIIQVTSVKGHVPLAQFCVGRVITGVGNGMNTSTIPTYQAECSRTSNRGLLICIEGSTIAIGTLISYWVDFGASYGPDDLTWRFPIAFQIFFGLLIILGLMVLPESPRWLFTQERYEEGERVIAALQGKEISHHEVQLQKTIILDSLRASGMATKSTPLSAVFTGGKTQHCRRMLLGCSSQFFQQIGGCNAVIYYLPVLMQQSLHQTEFMAMILGGVNMIVYSIFACSSWFLIQKVGRRNLFLVGSFGQSASMVITFACLIPGGPEAAKGAAVGLFTFIATFGATWLPLPWLYPAEISPIKTRTKANAISTCTNWLFNFLIVMVTPIMIRNIGWGTYLFFAVINALFIPVIYLFYPETKGRSLEEIDLIFAKGYLEKMTYVRAAKELPFLTDEEVEQVAVQYGFGPADQPASGDSESTETGAGRTEVEVEKRSE from the exons ATGTCTTCGGTGCCCACTTTCGCCGGCTTGTCCGGTCGGAAGCTGATCTGGTCTGTGACTTCCTGTGCGACCTTGGGTTTCTTGCTCTTTGGTTACGATC AGGGTGTGATGAGCAGTATTATTGACGCCGATCCGTTCAACGACATTTTCACGGCTACGAGAGACAACTCCACCATTCAGGGTGTGGTCACTGCTATCTATGAATTGG GATGTCTCGCCGGTGCTGTCTTTATCCTCGCCTGCGGTGACTGGCTCGGCCGCAGATACTCCATCATGCTCGGTGCcaccatcatgatcatcggTGTTATCATCCAGGTTACGTCTGTCAAGGGACACGTCCCTCTGGCTCAGTTTTGTGTCGGACGTGTCATTACTGGTGTCGGAAACGGCATGAAcacatccaccatccccacaTATCAGGCTGAATGTTCAAGGACCTCCAATCGTGGTCTGCTCATCTGTATCGAGGGTAGTACCATTGCTATTGGAACCCTGATCTCCTACTGGGTGGACTTCGGCGCCTCCTATGGTCCCGATGACCTCACCTGGCGTTTCCCTATCGctttccagatcttcttcggtcttctcatcatcctcggtctCATGGTGCTGCCCGAGTCTCCCAGATGGCTGTTCACCCAGGAGCGCTATGAGGAAGGTGAGCGTGTCATTGCCGCCTTGCAGGGCAAGGAGATTAGCCACCACGAAGTCCAGCTGCAGAAGACCATCATTCTGGACTCTCTCAGAGC TTCCGGCATGGCCACCAAGTCCACTCCCCTCTCCGCCGTCTTCACCGGCGGCAAGACCCAGCACTGCCGTCGCATGCTTCTGGGCTGCTCATCTCAATTCTTCCAGCAAATCGGTGGTTGCAATGCTGTCATCTACTATTTGCCCGTCCTGATGCAGCAATCCCTCCACCAGACCGAATTCATGGCCATGATTCTTGGTGGTGTCAACATGATCGTCTACTCAATCTTCGCCTGTTCATCCTGGTTCCTGATCCAAAAGGTCGGCCGTCGcaacctcttccttgtcGGCTCTTTCGGCCAGAGTGCTTCCATGGTTATTACCTTCGCCTGCTTGATCCCCGGTGGCCCCGAAGCCGCCAAGGGTGCCGCCGTCGGCTTGTTCACATTCATTGCCACCTTCGGCGCTACCTGGCTGCCGCTTCCCTGGCTCTACCCTGCTGAAATCTCCCCGATCAAGACCCGTACCAAGGCCAACGCTATCTCCACCTGCACCAACTggctcttcaacttcctcattGTCATGGTCACCCCCATTATGATTCGCAACATTGGATGGGGCACGTACCTCTTCTTCGCGGTCATCAacgccctcttcatcccggTCATTTACCTCTTCTACCCCGAGACAAAGGGCAGATCACTCGAAGAaattgatttgattttcGCCAAGGGATACCTTGAGAAGATGACCTATGTGCGTGCGGCCAAGGAATTGCCGTTCTTGACCGATGAGGAGGTCGAGCAGGTTGCTGTTCAGTACGGATTCGGTCCTGCTGATCAGCCTGCTAGTGGTGATAGTGAGAGCACCGAGACTGGTGCTGGTAGGACGGAggttgaggtggagaagCGCAGCGAGTAA
- a CDS encoding uncharacterized protein (COG:E,J;~EggNog:ENOG410PGP5;~InterPro:IPR027417,IPR003439;~go_function: GO:0005524 - ATP binding [Evidence IEA]), whose protein sequence is MESAATIQCTSQQTRFHIESPNYRELDIKGLQILVTSGEKKSTTKGKSKARSKDGIEILSSADLSLKEGRRYALVGRNGTGKSTLLRSIAEKLIPGIPENTRIAILQQTRLTDGVNDPKQAGRDDTGLNVLQTVIERATSRSTIEQEISRN, encoded by the exons ATGGAATCAGCCGCAACAATTCAATGTACATCCCAACAAACTCGATTTCATATCGAGTCTCCCAACTACCGCGAG CTCGACATAAAAGGACTACAAATTCTCGTTACATcaggggagaagaagtccacCACAAAGGGGAAATCCAAAGCGAGATCTAAAGACGGTATCGAGATTTTATCCAGCGCGGACCTGTCATTAAAAGAAGGTCGGCGATATGCTCTTGTCGGTCGAAATGGGACCGGAAAGTCGA CTCTGCTGAGAAGTATAGCAGAGAAGCTCATTCCTGGAATACCAGAGAACACAAGGATTGCGATACTTCAGCAAACCAGACTGACGGATGGGGTCAATGATCCCAAGCAGGCGGGTAGGGATGATACAGGTCTTAATGTCCTACAGACTGTGATAGAGAGGGCCACGTCGAGGAGTACTATCGAACAAGAGATATCGA GGAATTGA
- a CDS encoding uncharacterized protein (COG:E,J;~EggNog:ENOG410PGP5;~InterPro:IPR027417,IPR003593,IPR003439;~PFAM:PF00005;~go_function: GO:0005524 - ATP binding [Evidence IEA]) produces the protein MKEAQEKQKAHIEKTIAANLKAGKANDDQNKIKQAKSRQKKLDNRWGMEVSARGGRFKLNRDLVGYHFTAREEIDIPPEERPVIINLPEPPDLRFPGSLITLEKVSFRYAATSPIVIRDVDLSVGMGDRIGILGLNGAGKSTLIQTLVGETNATQGTRNTHPRLRLGYYSQHGVEGLQALGAQDETLTSLALLTQDVNGELTEGEIRGLLSQLGLPGRLASDVPIRKLSGGQLVRCALARLFWRRPHCLVLDEVTTHLDYETVTALRRAFNEWDGAVVAVSHDRWFMRGAVEGVIDEGQSEDEEDDTVDGLENRRRVMYMVRGGELSVLGRGVDEFEELIERRVRKLIH, from the coding sequence ATGAAGGAAGcacaggaaaagcaaaaagcccACATTGAGAAGACGATCGCAGCCAATCTCAAAGCGGGAAAGGCAAATGACGATCAGAACAAGATCAAACAAGCAAAGTCACGTCAGAAGAAACTAGATAACCGGTGGGGCATGGAAGTCAGTGCTAGGGGCGGTAGGTTTAAGTTGAATCGCGACCTAGTTGGCTATCACTTTACAGCTCGAGAGGAGATCGACATACCCCCGGAAGAACGACctgttattataaatttaccGGAGCCGCCTGATCTACGATTTCCAGGATCGCTCATAACCCTTGAAAAAGTCAGCTTCCGTTATGCGGCTACGTCTCCGATCGTCATCCGGGATGTCGACCTCTCGGTCGGTATGGGCGACCGAATTGGGATATTGGGGTTGAACGGGGCGGGCAAATCAACACTCATCCAAACATTGGTCGGAGAAACAAATGCGACACAAGGAACAAGAAATACGCACCCTCGCCTACGGCTGGGATATTACTCCCAGCATGGAGTGGAGGGTCTGCAAGCCCTTGGTGCGCAGGATGAAACACTCACATCGCTAGCACTATTGACCCAGGATGTTAATGGGGAATTGACGGAGGGTGAGATCCGCGGCCTCCTAAGTCAGCTGGGACTGCCTGGGCGTCTAGCCTCAGATGTACCTATTCGCAAGCTGTCGGGCGGACAGCTGGTTCGCTGTGCATTGGCACGGTTGTTCTGGCGTCGTCCTCATTGCCTCGTTCTGGATGAGGTCACGACCCACTTGGACTATGAAACTGTTACAGCGTTAAGACGGGCGTTTAATGAGTGGGATGGGGCGGTTGTTGCTGTTAGTCATGATAGATGGTTTATGAGGGGGGCTGTGGAGGGGGTAATAGATGAAGGGCagtcggaggatgaggaggatgatacTGTGGATGGGTTAGAGAATAGGAGGAGAGTCATGTATATGGTACGCGGTGGGGAGTTGAGTGTGCTGGGACGAGGTGTTGATGAGTTTGAGGAGTTGATAGAAAGGCGAGTGAGGAAGTTGATACACTAG
- a CDS encoding glycoside hydrolase family 12 protein (COG:G;~EggNog:ENOG410Q1WI;~InterPro:IPR002594,IPR013319,IPR013320;~PFAM:PF01670;~SECRETED:SignalP(1-16);~go_function: GO:0004553 - hydrolase activity, hydrolyzing O-glycosyl compounds [Evidence IEA];~go_function: GO:0008810 - cellulase activity [Evidence IEA];~go_process: GO:0000272 - polysaccharide catabolic process [Evidence IEA]) — translation MKLSMTLSLFAATAMGQTMCSQYDSASSPPYSVNQNLWGEYQGTGSQCVYVDKLSSSGASWHTKWTWSGGEGTVKSYSNSGLTFDKKLVSDVSSIPTSVTWSQDDTNVQADVSYDLFTAANADHATSSGDYELMIWLARYGSVQPIGKQIATATVGGKSWEVWYGTSTQAGAEQKTYSFVAGSPINSWSGDIKDFFNYLTQNQGFPASSQHLITLQFGTEPFTGGPATFTVDNWTASVN, via the exons ATGAAGCTCTCCATGACACTTTCCCTGTTTGCGGCCACCGCCATGGGCCAGACGATGTGCTCTCAGTATGACAGTGCCTCGAGCCCCCCATACTCGGTGAACCAGAACCTCTGGGGCGAATACCAAGGCACTGGCAGCCAGTGTGTCTACGTCGACAAGCTTAGCAGCAGTGGTGCCTCATGGCATACCAAATGGACCTGGAGTGGTGGCGAGGGAACAGTGAAAAGCTACTCTAACTCCGGCCTTACGTTTGACAAGAAGCTAGTCAGCGATGTGTCAAGCATTCCCACCTCGGTGACATGGAGCCAGGACGACACCAATGTCCAAGCCGATGTCTCATATGATCTGTTCACCGCGGCGAATGCGGATCATGCCACTTCCAGCGGTGACTATGAGCTTATGATTTG GCTTGCCCGCTACGGCTCAGTCCAGCCTATTGGCAAGCAGATTGCCACGGCCACTGTGGGAGGCAAGTCCTGGGAGGTGTGGTATGGTACCAGCACCCAGGCCGGTGCGGAGCAGAAGACATATAGCTTCGTGGCAGGATCTCCTATCAATTCGTGGAGTGGGGACATCAAGGACTTCTTCAACTATCTCACCCAGAACCAAGGCTTCCCGGCTAGCTCTCAGCATTTGATCA CCCTGCAATTTGGAACTGAGCCGTTCACCGGTGGCCCGGCAACCTTCACGGTTGACAACTGGACCGCTAGTGTCAACTAA